TGCAATCCTTAAGGCCGGTGTTGCCAAGGATGAAGCAGAAGCAATCAAAGCGAAGATTACAGAAGCAGGTGGTGCCGTTACCCTTAAGTAATTGCCCCAACAAAAACCCACTCAAAAGAGTGGGTTTTTTAATTCCTGTTGCTAGTTAAACAAGGAGACGAGGAACGTCAATACACCTGCAAGTACAACAGACGCAAGTAAAAGCATGAGCATCCCGACCCAGAGGGCAAACATTGCAGAAAAATGATGCCCGATCACGGCGAATGCGCGCTTCCAAAAATGATCTCCCAAGAGCCAGCTACTTTGATTGTGATGTTCCAATGCAGCGATACGAGCTTCTAATGAAGCAATGGACGGCGCAGGCGATTTTGCTGCGCGCTTTGTGGGTTTCTTTTTTGTTGTTGGCATACCTCCTTTTATGAATACGTGCAGTATACTAGTTTATTGTCGTTCCAACAAATGGCTTTCCATCAAAAATCTTTTCGAGGTTTTTGAGCTTGCCTCCATTTGCAATGACCACCGGAATTCTCGACGCATGCGCGAGCTTAGACGCCACGGGATCAAACGGTACATTCATCCCCGGATCCCAGGTGCTTCCTACCAATTTCCTAAATTCCTCCCAACGCATTTCCTTGATCTTCACCGCATCCTTGTGTGTGCGCGGGTCTTTGTCATACACGTAATCAATATTAGAAACATTGATCACCATTTTTGCGTTGAGCTGTTTTGCAATCCGCACGGCACCATCATCCGTAGATCGTCCCGGTTTCCAGCCGGCGGCAATCACTAATTTATGCTTTCCCAAATGGATTGTGTTGGGATTTTTTTGAATCGTCGGACGTGCAACGTCTCGAAAGATGGTTCGCAATAAGTGCGCATTTAAGCGTGTCGCATGAATCCCGAGCCAGTCCACGTCGTCCCGCGTGAGCGTTGTCACCTTCTCGGCCGCGCGTTGATACCCACGAGATGTTCCTCCACCCCCCGCAATAATCACAAATTTATCGCCCTGGATAATCCGTTTTTCAATCAACGTTCGAA
This portion of the Candidatus Uhrbacteria bacterium CG10_big_fil_rev_8_21_14_0_10_50_16 genome encodes:
- a CDS encoding UMP kinase, with amino-acid sequence MPTYVLSVGGSMIVPGTDIDTKFLKGFRTLIEKRIIQGDKFVIIAGGGGTSRGYQRAAEKVTTLTRDDVDWLGIHATRLNAHLLRTIFRDVARPTIQKNPNTIHLGKHKLVIAAGWKPGRSTDDGAVRIAKQLNAKMVINVSNIDYVYDKDPRTHKDAVKIKEMRWEEFRKLVGSTWDPGMNVPFDPVASKLAHASRIPVVIANGGKLKNLEKIFDGKPFVGTTIN